The genome window CCCAGCATAAGCGGGAGAAAGCAGGCGATCGCCCAAAGTCCGACAGTATTCACCAGATAGCTTTTATTGGTGAACAGATACCGAAGCAGGTATAGCAAAACATTTCCGCTTCCTCTTGAGCGGCTTATCAGTTTCTTTGCCGGCGCAGGGCGGTAAAATGTATATACGTCCGTTGCCAGCAGATAACAAGTGGCCGCTACTATGCTGGTCAGAATAATTCCGCCAAGGAGCATGAGCGGCTTTACAAAGAAAACAGATAATAACACGCCACAGTTCCAGAAAACACATAAAAAAATGGGAACCATATGTTTCTTTTCCGACATGGCGTACCATGCCGCTGCCAGGGTGCAGCCGTTACAGGCACACAGCACAGCCATCCCAATCTGTGCAATACTCGACGTTCCAATCACCCAGAAAATGGTCAGAACAGGCAATATTTTGGTAATAAAAGCGTAACCTCCAAACGCCAGCAGATAGGAAATAACAAATCTCTTGTTATGAAAGGGAAGTGCAAACAATCCCATCATCCTGTCCGCATTCCCCGCAGAACTGATTCCCTGCCACATCACCTCAAACGAGAGTGCTGTTGCCGTAAGAAAAAGGATAAACGGGGCAATCGTCACCTTGATCTCCGCCGCATAGAGCGCAAGGAAAATAATGAGGCAGACCAACAGGCTTTTTGTAATACGCTCATATCGTGCACCGAACAGTTGCTTAGAAAATGCTTTAAGAGGCTTCATAATCGGTAAGCACCTCCCGTATGTTATCGGTTTTAATCTCCTGCCCGGTAAAGCTGCGCCTGATCCGGCCCTGTTCCAGGACAAGCACCCGATCAGAAGTCAGACAGATACTTTCCAGAATATGAGAAGAAAACAGAACCGTCCCATAATGCCGGTAGTCATTGATCTGCCGATACAGAAATTCGGTACTCTGGAAGTCAAGCCCATTCACAGGTTCATCCAGAAGAAGCAGCCCGGGCCGAAGTGCAAAGGCCGTAATCAAATAGGCTTTTTTCAGATTGCCTGTAGAAAGCTCCTTTAGCAGCACATTTGTATATTCTTCAAAATGGAACCCCTGCACCAGTTCCGTAACATCCGGCAATTTTGCATGGTACGAGGAAGCAACATAGGACAGGTATTCATAAAAGGTGAAATACTGAAAAGAATGATCTTCCGCAAACACGGTATAACGGTTCTGCTTAAAAGTCCTATCCCGAAAAGAGCTCGGCTGCCCGCAAAAGCTAATCTGCTCCGCCCGAAAGCTGCCGATCAGACCGGAAAGTGTTTTCATGAATGTGGTTTTGCCGGCTCCATTAAGTCCGATCAGACCGACGACCTCATTTTCTCCTAAATCAATTGAGAAATCGGAAAGTACCGGCTTTTCCGGCGTGTACCATACCCGCAGGTTTTTGATCGTAAGAAGTTTTCCACCACACATTTCCATTTACCCCCAATTATCTCTGTTTTTCTTCCAAATTGTATACCTTGTAAAACGGCCGAATGGCCATACGGGATGCCCTTGGGTATAGGCAGAATACAGAAACACACCGCCTAAAACAACATACATAAGTGCAAATGGGATGTTAGCCGTAATGAAACTGTAAATAGCACAAATAACAAAGATCACCCCTAAGATAAGACGAAAATAAAAATGACGCATAACCAATTCCTCCTTAAAATTTTAGATTGCTTTTGTTTACAGGTACAACATACCAAAAAAAGTGCATTTCTGCGATTTTGTCCGTAAACTGCAGGATTTTGACCACGAAAATATCACAATCCATCGACTTCTTCCTACCAATTAAATAATCTGCCAGACTTTGCTTAAATAAATATACCAAACCGAGATGCTTGGCAACTAAAAAACTGCAGAGCATTTTTCACTCCACAGTCCTTCTTCCATGTTTTTGTTCTGTTATAATTCTATTTATCATTTTTCACACATCGGATGATAAGATAAAGTGGCGACCGCCCTGAAAATAGCTCCGGCATATGTCGTCTGTACCATACCATCATATTTCTCCGCCGCTGTCCGGGCGCTTTTTAATCCCCATCCATGCAATCCCTCTTCCTTTTTTGTTGTTCTTAAGTTCCCGCCTTCGGCTTTTATCACATCTGCAAACCCATTCTCTACTTTGATCACAAGCATCCGGTTAATGCGGCGGATTGTCAGGGAAACAAATCTCTGCCCCGAATCCGGTACCTTGCGTGCTGCCTCGAGCGCATTGTCCAGAAGATTGCCCACGATCGCACACATGTCTGCGCTCCGTACATTGGTATGGCGCGGGAACTCTGCCTGCACATCCATCCGTATCTGTTCTGCCAGTGCAGACGCCATCTTACTGTTGATCAAAAAGTCCACTGTCTCATCGCCCGTCCACGCCGTATCCGCCATCTCCCTGACCGGCTCCTGCAGTTCATCCAGATACGCCATAGCGCCGCCATAATTTTCATGCAACAGCATCTGCCTTAACGCCCCAATATGATTATGGAAATCATGAAAAAGCTTTGCATTGACTTCATAGGCCTGATTCAGTGCAGTATAATCATGCTCCAGCAGTTCCGCCTGTTCTGATTTCAGCTTTGCCACTTCTTTTTCCACCTCGTACTGACGGCTCAACTGAAACACCAGTATCGACATCATTAGCACCATCGACAGAATGATCCACATAGTAAGGACATCATCCGAAATCGCTAGATATGACTGCTCTGATAAAGTCACAGCGGCAAAAAATCCGGCAATCACGATCACGGTCGTCAGATGGCGCCCCTCCTTCTCGCCCATATCCGGCTTTTTTAAAAGATAAACCATCAAAGCCACTACCAGAAAATGAAGTATCCAGACGGGAATCTGCCCCGGCAGACTGTTACCATCCAGATAAATTTCTGACTGGAATACCATTCCCATACCTGCTGAAAAAAGAAATTGCCAAATGGAAATCGCAATCTCATAAGAGATGCCAACGAACAGGCTCTTCCTCATATCTGATTTTCGCAGCCTGCCGGCGCAAAATGCGATCCAGACTGCTTCCACGCTCATCCGTAAAAAATTGTTTAAAGGAACGTAAGAAACAGCAAGCGTTACTGCAAATGAACCTGCCACGCCTACGAGAACCCCTTTCCTGTCCGGCCTATCTGCTGCCAAAAGTTTGTATATCAAAAACAGTCCGATCAGAAAGCGCAGGCCACCAGCCATCAGCTTGGAAATAAGAAGAAATGTCTCTGTCATATATGCATCCCCCAATAAGTGTTAATCTGCTCCTTTACCTTCTGAAGATGAGACCTGCTGACGGGCAGCGATGCCCCATTCTTCAGCACTGCCAGATTGTCCTTCACCTGCATGATATGAATAATATTGACAATACAGCCCCTGTCTATATAGATAAATTCATCAGACGCAAGTTCCTCATATACCTGTTGCAGACTCCTCCTTACCTTTGATACCCCGCCGGCAGAAATGATACTCGCATTTTTACCATCACGCTCAATATAATAGATCTCCTTATATGGTATCTTTTCCAGTCTGCTGTTCGTGCGGATCGTATAGACCTTTCCTTCCTCCAATTTGATCAGCTTCACAGCGTCCCCGATTGCCGTTTTGAGACGTTTATCTATATCATTTTTTGGCACATAACGAAATATGGATAATTCAAAAGCGTCAATAGCATATTCAATATGCGAAGTGATAAAGATGATTTTCACGTTCGGCAAAAACGGCTTTATCTTTTCTGCAATCTCCATACCGCTGCTCCCCGGCATCTCAATGTCCAGCAAAATCAGATCAAAAAAGAAACCGTCCTCCGTAATGTCGCAAAGCAGGTTATCGCTCCGGGTATAGGTCGTTATTTTCCCTGCACTTTGGCAGTTTTTCAAACATTCCTCTGTGATGCCGGTATTCTTTTGCACCATCTTTTCCTCGTCATCGCATATTGCAATCTGCAACATTTTCATCACTCCAAAATATATCTATTCTAATGCATCCATAATTTGCACCACTGTATTACAGGTATCTTGAAGTGCGACATCAGATGCATATTCAAAATTATGCTGATACACACCCCACTGTTCCTGCATCACCCGGCTTTCACTGACTGATTTCATAACATTTCTATAATCTGCGATAATGCCATCCGAACCTCTTTTATGTGCTGTAGCTAATAATGCTTGTTTCAAAGCCTTAGGATTAATATTTGAATACTGCAGTTTTGCCAGTATGTACACATCATAATAATCTCTCAGTCTTGTATTTTGGTCACCTCTTGATATAATGGTTTCAAGTTTCTCAGCTATGACCGTTTCCAGATTATATGCAAGTACCGAAATATTCCTATCTTCTAGCAACAATTTAAAGCTATATTCGATTTCCTTCGGTGTAATTTTATCGCCGATTGTAATATGCAGTTTCAAAGGAACTGCCATCGGCGGATAATTTGCCGTCAAATGTACTCTGTACCCTGTATATTCATCACCTTCACGAATTTCACCAATGCTGCGAAAAGAAAAAATAACATCATCATTTAATTCAATCTGACATATCTCTTCAAACATCTGCCTCACGGTTGTATCGTTTACAGGCAATCCCTTTATAGTCGCATCCATATCCATCGTTGCTCTTGTATCCAATCCTACCATAGCGGCAATCAGAAATCCGCCCTTTAAGATGAAATTAGGCCTATAATTTGATACAGATATTCTTTCCAATAATCTTTCAAGCATAAAATTCTGCATAACAAGTTGGGCAGAAATGTGCTTCTCTTTTGCTAATTTTTTTATAATCGCTTTCAATTGCATTGCATTTTTCATAGTAACATCTCCAAATAGGCTCTCAGTCTCGTTTCCACCTTGAATATTTTCGCATACTCTGATAGAAGTGGTATGTTCTTATTTTTCGAGGCTATATACCTTTTGAAGCTTTCGGATATAATCTGAATATCGGCAGAACTATTCGGGCGCAAAATATCACAGAGTGTCCTTTCTTTATTATATGCCCATACAAAATTCCCACCAGGAGTTTTAACTTCTTCCATGCCCAATCCATACCACTCTGCTTTACACTGGGCACATTTAACTTTCTCCTCTTTCGGCTTTGTCAGATTATAATTTGTCGGAAAAGTCATTGAATAAATATTAGGTGTTCTATCCGTTAATTCCCATAGGAACAATGCAGTTTCACGTGAAAAAACTCCTCGTTTAAAACGGTTTTGCAAATTAAAGATTTCATCCTCCCAAGCTTCCGGCAATATATAAATACCACGTGCGGACTTTTCAAGCATTCCTTTATCCACAAGATACTTCAAATTTCCACGGGAAAATCCAGCAGCAACAACCATTGCTGTTGTAACTGTACTATTATTCTGTTTTGCCATCTTTATTATTTCATCAGTTGCGCCCACTTGGATTACCTCCTGCTTACTTTTATGCTTATTATTTTATATAAAACAAGCGCAAAAGTCAATATCTCACAAAAGTTTGCACCCAGGCCTATATGTCTGAGTGCAGCATATCCGGTAAAGTAAAGTACAATCCGTTACAAACGCTTTATACTACTTTCTGTTCCCGACATAACCTTTTAAGCATTTCATCCCAATCCCGATTCCCAAACCAGCAATGGAAATCATCATTCCAGCCGGAATCATACCAAACTCGGGCAAATTAATTTTGCCAAATGAAACCATATTGGCAGCACTGAATGTTGCATACTCGGCAAGCATATACATAATGCCAAAAGCCAGCGAAGAAATCCATTTCCACTTTCCCCAGTAATTGTTTTTGCCAATTAACACAGAATACACAAATGTTGTCACGGGAAGCACGATCCACAGAAACATGATACTATACCCCATTGCGTCAGAGCCGCTTGTAAAAAACCAAAATACAATCAGTGAGATGGACCAGATTACAAAATAAGAAACAATTAAAATAAGTTTGGAAAGTTTATTCTTGCTTTTTACCACATTCGTAC of Roseburia hominis contains these proteins:
- a CDS encoding ABC transporter ATP-binding protein — its product is MCGGKLLTIKNLRVWYTPEKPVLSDFSIDLGENEVVGLIGLNGAGKTTFMKTLSGLIGSFRAEQISFCGQPSSFRDRTFKQNRYTVFAEDHSFQYFTFYEYLSYVASSYHAKLPDVTELVQGFHFEEYTNVLLKELSTGNLKKAYLITAFALRPGLLLLDEPVNGLDFQSTEFLYRQINDYRHYGTVLFSSHILESICLTSDRVLVLEQGRIRRSFTGQEIKTDNIREVLTDYEAS
- a CDS encoding GHKL domain-containing protein, with the protein product MTETFLLISKLMAGGLRFLIGLFLIYKLLAADRPDRKGVLVGVAGSFAVTLAVSYVPLNNFLRMSVEAVWIAFCAGRLRKSDMRKSLFVGISYEIAISIWQFLFSAGMGMVFQSEIYLDGNSLPGQIPVWILHFLVVALMVYLLKKPDMGEKEGRHLTTVIVIAGFFAAVTLSEQSYLAISDDVLTMWIILSMVLMMSILVFQLSRQYEVEKEVAKLKSEQAELLEHDYTALNQAYEVNAKLFHDFHNHIGALRQMLLHENYGGAMAYLDELQEPVREMADTAWTGDETVDFLINSKMASALAEQIRMDVQAEFPRHTNVRSADMCAIVGNLLDNALEAARKVPDSGQRFVSLTIRRINRMLVIKVENGFADVIKAEGGNLRTTKKEEGLHGWGLKSARTAAEKYDGMVQTTYAGAIFRAVATLSYHPMCEK
- a CDS encoding LytTR family DNA-binding domain-containing protein; translated protein: MLQIAICDDEEKMVQKNTGITEECLKNCQSAGKITTYTRSDNLLCDITEDGFFFDLILLDIEMPGSSGMEIAEKIKPFLPNVKIIFITSHIEYAIDAFELSIFRYVPKNDIDKRLKTAIGDAVKLIKLEEGKVYTIRTNSRLEKIPYKEIYYIERDGKNASIISAGGVSKVRRSLQQVYEELASDEFIYIDRGCIVNIIHIMQVKDNLAVLKNGASLPVSRSHLQKVKEQINTYWGMHI
- a CDS encoding nucleotidyl transferase AbiEii/AbiGii toxin family protein codes for the protein MKNAMQLKAIIKKLAKEKHISAQLVMQNFMLERLLERISVSNYRPNFILKGGFLIAAMVGLDTRATMDMDATIKGLPVNDTTVRQMFEEICQIELNDDVIFSFRSIGEIREGDEYTGYRVHLTANYPPMAVPLKLHITIGDKITPKEIEYSFKLLLEDRNISVLAYNLETVIAEKLETIISRGDQNTRLRDYYDVYILAKLQYSNINPKALKQALLATAHKRGSDGIIADYRNVMKSVSESRVMQEQWGVYQHNFEYASDVALQDTCNTVVQIMDALE
- a CDS encoding type IV toxin-antitoxin system AbiEi family antitoxin domain-containing protein is translated as MGATDEIIKMAKQNNSTVTTAMVVAAGFSRGNLKYLVDKGMLEKSARGIYILPEAWEDEIFNLQNRFKRGVFSRETALFLWELTDRTPNIYSMTFPTNYNLTKPKEEKVKCAQCKAEWYGLGMEEVKTPGGNFVWAYNKERTLCDILRPNSSADIQIISESFKRYIASKNKNIPLLSEYAKIFKVETRLRAYLEMLL
- a CDS encoding helix-turn-helix transcriptional regulator; protein product: MEIGSKIKSARIKENLTQEQVAEALGVSRQTISNWENEKTYPDIVSVVKMSDLYHISLDHLLKEEKSMSDYLDYLDESTNVVKSKNKLSKLILIVSYFVIWSISLIVFWFFTSGSDAMGYSIMFLWIVLPVTTFVYSVLIGKNNYWGKWKWISSLAFGIMYMLAEYATFSAANMVSFGKINLPEFGMIPAGMMISIAGLGIGIGMKCLKGYVGNRK